A stretch of the Malus domestica chromosome 08, GDT2T_hap1 genome encodes the following:
- the LOC139198072 gene encoding uncharacterized protein, whose translation MVADHLSRMVHEEDANAVPIPETFPDEQLLSIKEFLDDLNEDVLEKTLTQSIGLKNEGLALRHAHGNNKEHLAVPIQEELVEMPPSLELKQLPNHLKYVFLGEQETMPVIISSSLIAQKEDKLVRVLREYRTSIGWTLADIKGISPTTSLKYLLTKNEAKPSLRSKLEGQHGSVSLAAGAQEQLEHGIGRGSQQGPGGSIEGARGETGLTQGDTETGAANWAARGDQLVGKSDRRKGNVRAAGGRVRTVRTGRQYGNTSCLWQLAVDARKGKFLIPKQEESEKDIVEALPKVQKDIPILGATKQVLDRVEYFKGLCFPRRTIQENEVVEADQEFIQGAVHETIKPKAVEFDDPGQATTITAPTREFKPLPNHFNLRSKLEGQHGSVSLAAGAQEQLEHGIGRGSQQGPGGSIEGARGETGLTQGDTETGAANWAARGDQLVGKSDRRKGNVRAAGGRVRTVRTGRQYGNTSCLWQLAVDARKGKRQRTGTIGAKGQMPQTSIFNVEIFDVWGMDFMGPFPPSYGFTYILMAIDYVLKWVEAKATHTNDSRVVADFIKPNIFSRFGMPRVFISYEGSHVCNRTIEALFKNYNVKHRCHLPVELEHKAHWAVKTFNLDLNAAGINRKLQLNELEEIRNEAYENARIYKEKTKAFHDKMIQGKTLSIGQKVLLFNSRLRLFPGKLRSKWIGPFVVTNVFPHGAVQVKSLRNGDEFKMNGHRLKLYYESDVGQIMEEIPLSVVGPIQA comes from the exons gaattccttgatgatttgaatgaggatgtacttgaaaagactctcacACAAAGCATTGGACTCAAAAACGAAGGGTTAgcacttaggcatgcacacggcaacaacaaggaacatcttgccgtgcctattcaagaagaattggtggagatg ccCCCTTCCCTAGAGCTTAAACAATTGCCTaaccatttgaaatatgtgttctTGGGAGAGCAAGAGACGatgcccgtcatcatctcttcttcactcatTGCACAAAAGGAagacaagttggtgagggtgcttcggGAATACAGAACTtccattgggtggacattggccgatatcaagggaattagccctaccactt cgttgaaaTACCTCCTCACCAAGAATGAGGCCAAACCAAG cttgagAAGTAAGCTGGAAGGTCAGCACGGGTCAGTAAGCCTGGCAGCTGGCGCACAGGAGCAGCTTGAGCACGGGATTGGGCGAGGGAGTCAGCAGGGGCCAGGTGGCAGCATAGAGGGAGCACGAGGAGAAACAGGACTGACGCAAGGAGACACGGAGACAGGCGCTGCCAATTGGGCAGCTCGTGGTGATCAGCTCGTGGGAAAGTCAGACAGGCGGAAAGGCAACGTGAGGGCAGCTGGTGGGAGAGTGAGGACCGTGAGAACAGGAAGGCAGTACGGGAatacaagctgcctttggcagctggcAGTTGACGCGCGGAAAGGAAA gtttttgattcccaagcaagaagagagtgaaaaagacattgtggaagctcttccaaaggtacaaaaggatattccaattcttggtgcaacaaagcaagttctagaTCGTGTTGAATATTTCAAAGGCCTTTGTTTCCCAAGAAGAAcgattcaagagaatgaagtggttgaagcagatCAAGAATTCATCCAAggggctgtgcatgagacaatcaagcccaaagcagttgagtttgatgacccgggacaagccacaactatcaca gcacccactcgtGAATtcaaaccattgccgaatcatttcaa cttgagAAGTAAGCTGGAAGGTCAGCACGGGTCAGTAAGCCTGGCAGCTGGCGCACAGGAGCAGCTTGAGCACGGGATTGGGCGAGGGAGTCAGCAGGGGCCAGGTGGCAGCATAGAGGGAGCACGAGGAGAAACAGGACTGACGCAAGGAGACACGGAGACAGGCGCTGCCAATTGGGCAGCTCGTGGTGATCAGCTCGTGGGAAAGTCAGACAGGCGGAAAGGCAACGTGAGGGCAGCTGGTGGGAGAGTGAGGACCGTGAGAACAGGAAGGCAGTACGGGAatacaagctgcctttggcagctggcAGTTGACGCGCGGAAAGGAAA acgccaaagaacaggtacaatcGGTGCCAAAggccaaatgccgcaaacctccatctttaatgtggagatctttgatgtatggggtatggatttcatgggaccctttccgccctcatatggttttacttatattttaatGGCCATTGATTATGTGttaaaatgggtggaagccaaagccacccatactaacgattctagagtggtggcagattttatcaagcctaacatcttttccagatttggcatgccgagGGTGTTCATAAGCTATGAAGGCTCCCACGtttgcaatcgcaccattgaggcgctatttaaaaattacaatgtgaagcatcgg tgtcacctacctgtggaactggagcacaaagcgcactgggctgtgaaaacattcaatttggacttaaaTGCTGCTGGAATAAATAGAAAGCTCcaactgaatgaacttgaggagatacggaacgaagcctatgagaatgcacgaatttacaaggagaaaacaaaggcgtttcatgacaaaatgattcaGGGAAAAACACtctcaattggacagaaagtgctactattcaattcccgtctacgattgttccctggtaagttacggtctaagtggattgggccatttgttgtcactaatgtttttccccatggtgcagtccaagttaaaagcttaaggaacggTGACGAATTCAAAATGAACGGGCATCGcctgaagctatactatgagagtgatgtggggcagattatggaagaaatcccactcagtgtcgtgggccctatccaagcttag